The window TCTTTGCTCACAGAAACCGTTAATCCGGGCGGATTGAAACTGGCCTGAGCAACGGAAGAGGTGAGAAACCCGCGCCGGATCCCCCCCTGTTGGGCCGTAACCACACACAGGGATCCCACCACCCGACTCAGGGCTTGTTCAACCCGAGCCGCCTGAGTTTCGCCACTGGTTTGGCGGGGAGAACGGGCTCGCATTGCTTTGCGCAGCGCTTGGGCAAATTGGGATCCCGCCTGTTCACAGGCTTGCAACACTTCGGTGGTGGGTTTGAACTTAGCCCGGATCGTCTCGAAGCCCAGCGGAAAACCGGCATTGAGCAACTTGCTCTCAATAAAGTCCACCGCTTCCCCACTCCAGCCATAGGAACCAAACACGCCCGCCACCTTGGTATTGGGAGTAGAGGAAAGGATGATGCCTAGAGCGGTCTGGATTTGTACCGGCGCATGACCCGCTAAGGTTGGGGACCCGATGATAAATCCTTGGCACCGCTCTAGAGTTTGTCCAATTTCCTCTGGGGTGGCCCACTCGCAGTTCACCCTTTCCACAATCACCCCTGCCCGTTCCAGCCCCTGTCCTAGGGCGGCTGCCATCAATCCGGTATTGCCGTAGGCGGACGTGAACAGGAGGGCAACCCGTTGTTCGGCGGGGTTTTCTTCGCACCAGGTTTGATAATCCAGTTGCAACCGGCGTAGACTGTGGCGGACTAGGGGCCCGTGGGCAGGAGCGTAGGTGCTGGCAGGAAAATCCGCTAATTTTGCTAGGGCTGCCTTCACTTGTGGGGCTTGAAGGCGATGCAGACAGTCAAAATAGTAGCGGCGATCCTCACTCAGTTGCCGCCAGTGCTCATCGAAGAGGTGCTCGTCACAAACATGGGCACCAAAGAGTTTGTCGCTGTAGAGGATCCCGCTGGCGGGGTCGTAGGTGCAGAGGGCATCGGGATGACGAGGGGTCGGTACGGTGCGAAAGTGCAGCTCATGGCCTTCCCCCAAATCCAGACATTCCCCATCTCGCACCACCCGCAGGCGAAAGGACTGGTCCCCGTTGTAGGTAATCCCCAAATCGGCGGCCTCTTCTTCGTCGCGGGCCGGTAGACTGGGCAAGGGATCCGTCTCGAAGGCAGCCCGCAGCGTAATCGCCCCTGGCTTAGAACAGAGCACTACTGCATAAGGGGCAAGGGGCAACAGCGCTTTTAGGGTGGCAATGCGGTTGAAATTAACATGGCTGAGCAGAATAAATTGCAGCCGTTGTAGATAGTGGTGCTGCGCCAGTTCTTCTAGAAAGATATCGGTGAATGATTCTCCCGGCGGATCGATCAAAATCGCTTGATCCGCCTGAATCAAGTAGCTGTTGGCAGTGGTGCCCCGTTGGCGGGCATATTCGATTTCAAACTTCAGGCGATCCCAAGTGCGGGAGCGCAGAGCCAGGGTTGCGGGGCCAATTGAGGCGACCTGGACATCGCGGGACAGGATCTTGCTCTCCATGACGGCCTCTGTTGCGGCATTTGTTCTCAACTTGCCATGAAAATGGGGTGACGGGGATGTTTTTCTTGGGATCCCGTCCGTCAGTTGATGCCCAGGGATCCTCCTCAAGCAAGCGCCTGTTTGAGATCAAGGGCCAGGTCTGGATATCTGAGTTAGGGAGAGGAGCTGGTTTTATAGTTGCTTAATCACCACTAGGGTGAGGTCATCAAAAATCTGCTGCTCCTGAATAAACTGCCGCACTTCCGTGATGATCGCCTTGCAGATTTCACCAGCGGTGGCTTGCCAATGACTTTGCACCACCTGACATAACCGTTCCAACCCAAACAGCTCTCGGGATCGGTTCTCGGCTTCCGTAATGCCGTCGGTGTAGAGCACTACCACATCCCCAGAAGCAAGATGAACCTCAGCTTGGGCAATAAAGTCGCGGATATCCGCTTCCAGTCCAATCGGGAAACCCAGATCCAGAGTATCCACCTTCTCAACCGAGCCATCTGTGCGCACGACAATCATCTGCTCGTGCTGGCCGCTGAAGCGGAGGGTGCCGTCGTGGTAGTCCAGCAACATCAGGGTCATGTTCTTGTCGGAGTTCATGCGCTGGGCATTTTCGTAAATCACCTGGTTGAGAATCTCCAGTACCCGCCCCGGATCCCGTTCCTGTTGAATGGCTAGGGTGCGGATCGCCGTTTGCGCCATCAACATCAACATGCCGCTCTCTAGGCCATGGCCGGTAACATCGCCAATGCCAATGCGCACCAGACCGTTGTGTTCCAGCACATCGTAGTAGTCGCCTCCCACCTCGGTCGCCGGTTCCATAAACCCAGCAATATCCAACCCCGGGATCCGCTGCAATTCCCGATCCTTGGGCAGGATTAACTGTTGCAAGCGGCGGGTCAGCTCCAATTCGGATCCCATGCGTTGGTTTTCTGCTTTGAGCTTCAGGTTCAGTTGCTGAATTTCCTGTTGGGCTTCCGCAAGGGCATCCATCACCTGGTTGTAACGGGATCCCACATACCCCAGCTCCGAGAACGGCTCCACCGTCACCCGCTGACTTAAGTTTTGACGATGGGAATGGGCACTCATCACCTGAATTAGGTCATAGGCTTCTGTTTTCGCCCCATGTTCGACGATATTCAGCCCTAGCTCCTCTGCTTCAGGTGTAACCCGCAAGGGCCAGAAAGGATCAAGACCGCGAAAAATGCCGTAGGCCAGCCCAAAGGCCCAGATCCCAGCCGTCACCACCCCCAGCAGTTGGATCCCCAGTTGTGGCAACACCGGCAAGGGCAGTTGTTCGGGATCGCCGAAAAAGGCCACCGCCAGCGTTCCCCAGGCTCCTGCCCCCAGATGTACTGGCACCGCCCCCACCGCATCATCCAGCTGCCAGCGCTCCATCCCCAGGCTCACCCAAATCGCCACCGAAGCCCCGATCGCCCCAATCCAGACGGCTTCAGCCGTAGACACCAAATGACAGCCCGCCGTAATCGCCACCAACCCGGCCAAGCACCCGTTGATCATCCAATCCACTTCTGCCCGTCGCAAATAGACCAAAGCAATCCCCAGCCCAGCGATCAACCCGCCCACCCCGCCCATGAGGGTATTGGTGAGAATGCGCGGCACCTCTGACCCCAGCCCTAGAGCACTGCCGCCGTTAAAGCCAAACCAACCGAACCAGAGCAACATCCCCCCCAATACCGACAGGGGCAAGCTAGAACCGAGCAGCTTTTTCGGACGACCTTGGGCATCAAACCGACCGGCCCGCGGCCCAATCACCATCAGCCCTGCCAAGGCTACCCAACCGCCAATGCTGTGGACTACCGTAGAACCGGCAAAATCGATAAATCCCAACTGCCCCAGCCATCCCGTCGCCTGTCCCTGATCCAACCCATGCCAGACCCAGTGACCGTAGATCGGATAGATCAACCCCGAGATCAGGCAGCTCATCAGGCCGTAGGCCCCAAAGCGAACCCGCTCTGCAACCGCCCCAGACACAATCGTGGTGGCCGTCCCGCAAAACATGGCTTGAAAGAGGAAAAAGGTGGCCAGGGATCCCGGCCCATTCAAGTCGAGAGCAAACTGTCTGTACCCGAAAATTCCTAGCCAACTGGGGCCAAACATCAACCCAAACCCCACCAACCAAAACAGCCCGGAAGCAAGAGCAAAATCGGCAAAGTTCTTGGCGGCCACATTGATGCTGTTTTTACTGCGGGTTAGCCCCGACTCCAGACACATAAAGCCGGGCTGCATGATAAATACCAGCGCAGCACAGACCAAAACCCAAAGGGTATCGCTGGGATCCGTCATCGTATACCGGGAGTGACTGGTTATCGATAATACAAGAAACCTCATTTTGGATCCTAATTAAATCAAACAGAATTCCAGCTCCAGCCCTTTGCACCCAGGGCACGCGAGCGCGTTTGCCTGTAGCGATCCATACGGCAACGCTAGTCCCGTTGCACAGAGACAGGGTCTATCAACCGAAAAGACACAAGCCCTGTCCTTGAAAACTCCCGCTAGAGCGGTAACCCTGCTCCCCAGACTAGAGACGACCTGATACCCTGTAGACGATGACCCCCAGGATCCCTGTCATGGCAGAGCACCCTCACCGCGACTGGAGCATCAGCACCCAAGCCACCGACAAAGGATTTATCTTTCGCTGCCAGAAGCAGGAAACCACCACCAAAGCCTACGGCTACTTCCAGAGCGAGGCCGAAGCGATTTTGGCGGGGATGGTCTGGATCGACCAACAACACCTACCGGATCACATGGACGGGATCCTCTACGACAATGAGGAAACCGAAGGCTAAACCTGGGCTTCTTCCCGCACCAACTTATCCCAGCCCAACCCCTTCAGGGCAGCATTGCGACGCAGGGGACGAGTGGCCAATTCCAGCACATCCTGGGTATTGCCAAAGCCGTGGATCTGGGCAAAGGTAAACTCCACCGACCACTTGGTGGTTACTCCGCGTGCCTCCAGGGGGTTGGCATGGGCCATGCCGGTAATCACCAGATCCGGCTGTAGGGTTTTGATGCGCTGAATTTGATTGTAGTTGTCGGGCTTTTCCACAATCGTGGGTTTGGGCACCCCCATTTCCTCACAGGTGCGCTCCAAGAGGGCCAACTCAGCCGCTTGATAACGTTTGTCCAGATAAGGGATCCCAATCTCTTGCACGGTCATGCCGCAGCGCACCAACAAGCGGGCCAGCGAGATCTCCAGCAGATTATCCCCCATCAAAAACACCCGCTTACCCCGTAGCAGACCGATATATTCCTGAATCTGGGGATGATTCCAGACTTCTGCCTCCCGTTCTGCCAAGCCTTGGGGTTGGATCCCTAGCTCTTGAGCAATAGCTTCTATCCAAGCGCGGGTGCCATCTGGTCCAATGGGAAACGGAGCCGTGATCAATTTTGCTTTTTTGCGGCGTACCAACGTTGTTGCGGTTCGGCTCAGGAAGGGATTCACCCCCACCACAAAAGTGCCCGGTTCCACCACCGGCAGTTCACCGTAGCGTTTGGCTGGTAACCACCCCGACACGCGGATCCCTTGCTTTTTCAGCTCTAGGGTGAGTTGGGTTACCACCGGATCAGGCACAGAACCAAAGATCACCAGAGGCGGATGTTTCTGGAAGCCTTCATCCTCAGGAACACCTTCTTTCTTCTTCGAGAAGTTAAAGATCGCCTGCAACCCACCTCGGGTCTGTTGTTCTTCGGGCTTGAGTTGTTCTGGGCAGCGTTGCGCCATAGCCGCCAAAACCGTGTCTTCCCCCTGGGTAAAGGCGTAGTCAAGGCCGTTGGCCCGGGCCACCACAATCGGGATCCCGATCTCCGCTTCCAATTTTGGCGCCAAACCCTCCAGATCCATTTTGATGATTTCGGTGGTGCAGGTGCCGATCCAAACAATCACGCTGGGGTTGCGATCTCGCTTGATCTGGAGACAAAGCCGCTTTAATTCTTCGTAATCGTTCAGTTTGGCGCTGATATCCCCTTCCTCAAGCTCCGCCATCGCATAGCGCGGCTCAGCAAAGATCATCACTCCCATCGCATTTTGCAAAAAGTAGCCACAGGTTTTGGTGCCCACCACCAAGAAGAAGCTATCCTCAATTTTTTGATAGAGCCAGGCCACACAACTAATGGGACAAAAAGTGTGATAGTTGCCGGTTTCGCATTGGAAATTGAGAGCGTTGTTGGTGTCTAATGTGGCGGTCATGAGTGACTCCCGGAAACTTTTATGACAATTATGACAATACTTTTTATGACGATAGTTTGATCGATTCGAGGGAGAAACAAGAAATTCGTGATTTAATTGCGTGATGTATTTTCTCCTTCTCCCTCAGGTCTAACCCTCTTCTAACGAGCTACCAGTTGAGGCACACCCACCAACTTTTCGCTCAACTCCCAGAGCAGTTTGGCCTTAGCATCATCCCCCGCCTCGTCAGAGACTTCCTGGTTGAACGGCTTGGCATTTTTCCTCTGGCGGTTGCCCCAACTCCAGTAGGCCCCCGACTGCCGAAACTCTGGATCCGCCACCACCTGGGCGACTCGCTCCCCCGCCAGTTCTTCCGAAACAAACCCCCCTGTAATGTTCTTTTGGAACCAGGGAAAGAGCTTTTGAAAGAGCGGGTAATGGTTGCGAAATAGGGCTGTAGTCGCCACACAACCGGGATAGAGAGACAGGAAGGTGATGCCGGTGCTCTCGTGGAAGCGGCGATGCAGTTCCCGCATGGTGAGGATGTTGCAGACTTTGCTGTCTTTGTAGGCTTTCACGGGCTCGAATTTGCCCCCATCCGCCATCGTGATCGGATCTTTAAAGCCCTGAGCAAAGCCCCGCAAATCTCCCAAGTGGGGTTGAGGTGGAATTTTACCCCCCAGTTCTTTCGGGTTGTGGGTGACCGTACCCAAGATCACCATGCGCCGATCCCCATAGGTGGAGCGTTTCATATCCTCCAACATCAAATGACAAAGGAGAAAATGCCCCAAGTGATTGGTGGCCATGGTCAGCTCATACCCCTCCGGGCTGCGCAAGGGCTGCTTGAGCAAGGGCATGTAGATGGCGGCATTACAAACCAAAGCATCCAAGGAACGACCCCAGTTGCGGAATTGCTCGACAAACTGCCGCACACTACTCAGGTTGCCCAGGTCGATCTTCATCAGGGTGTAGCTGCCCTGCGGGATCCCGACCTGTTGAGCCACCCGGTAGGCTTTATCCAGATCTCGACAGGCCATGACCACATGCCAGCCCCGCTTCGCCAAAGCCAACGCTGAATACAGGCCAACGCCGGAGGAAGCTCCGGTAATCACGACCGTGGGTTGCTCTTGTCCTTCCATATCAAACTCCCGTGCCATTTCGAGATAGTGTCCGAAGGGATCCAGACCCCAGAACCGGGATCCAGGCAGAATCCATCTTGGAGCGGAAAGCAGACATGACCACAAATTGATAAGGTTTGAGATGCTTTTCCGAAGAATTTCTTAAACTTTGGAAAGATGAAGATCAGGATCCCTTAGGCAAAAGCGGGTTCACGAGCCGGGGTGTTGTAGAAGTCCGAAAGCAAGGTGAACAACTCCCGATCTTGCGCATCCTTGGGCACGATCCCCTCTGGACGAGCCAGCAGCTCATCGGCAATGTTCAGGTAGTACTGACAGACAGGTTCCAGATCAGGGTCAGATTCTGCCATCTCGAAGATGGTTTTGCCCTTCACCCGCGAGACTCGGATATCTTCAATGAGAGGAAGCACCTCGATCACCGGCATCGGTACGGCGGAAACATACTTGTCGATCAGATCCCGCTTACTGGTGCGATTGCCGATTAAGCCTGCCAGCCGCAGCTTGCGGGTTTTGGCCTTTTCTCGGACAGAAGCAGCAATACGATTGGCGGCAAACAGAGCATCGAAGCCATTGTCCGTGACAATCAAGCAGTAATCAGCATAGTTGAGCGGGGCCGCAAACCCCCCACACACCACATCTCCCAACACATCGAAGAGGATGACATCGTATTCGTCGAAAGCATTCAGTTCTTTGAGGAGCTTCACGGTTTCTCCGACCACATAGCCACCACAGCCTGCACCTGCTGGCGGGCCACCGGCCTCCACACAGTCCACGCCACCGTAACCTCGGTAGATTACGTCCTCGGGATAGACATCTTCGTAGTGGTAACCCTTGGATTCCAGGGTGTCGATGATCG of the Thermostichus vulcanus str. 'Rupite' genome contains:
- a CDS encoding protochlorophyllide reductase, encoding MEGQEQPTVVITGASSGVGLYSALALAKRGWHVVMACRDLDKAYRVAQQVGIPQGSYTLMKIDLGNLSSVRQFVEQFRNWGRSLDALVCNAAIYMPLLKQPLRSPEGYELTMATNHLGHFLLCHLMLEDMKRSTYGDRRMVILGTVTHNPKELGGKIPPQPHLGDLRGFAQGFKDPITMADGGKFEPVKAYKDSKVCNILTMRELHRRFHESTGITFLSLYPGCVATTALFRNHYPLFQKLFPWFQKNITGGFVSEELAGERVAQVVADPEFRQSGAYWSWGNRQRKNAKPFNQEVSDEAGDDAKAKLLWELSEKLVGVPQLVAR
- a CDS encoding diflavin flavoprotein; the protein is MESKILSRDVQVASIGPATLALRSRTWDRLKFEIEYARQRGTTANSYLIQADQAILIDPPGESFTDIFLEELAQHHYLQRLQFILLSHVNFNRIATLKALLPLAPYAVVLCSKPGAITLRAAFETDPLPSLPARDEEEAADLGITYNGDQSFRLRVVRDGECLDLGEGHELHFRTVPTPRHPDALCTYDPASGILYSDKLFGAHVCDEHLFDEHWRQLSEDRRYYFDCLHRLQAPQVKAALAKLADFPASTYAPAHGPLVRHSLRRLQLDYQTWCEENPAEQRVALLFTSAYGNTGLMAAALGQGLERAGVIVERVNCEWATPEEIGQTLERCQGFIIGSPTLAGHAPVQIQTALGIILSSTPNTKVAGVFGSYGWSGEAVDFIESKLLNAGFPLGFETIRAKFKPTTEVLQACEQAGSQFAQALRKAMRARSPRQTSGETQAARVEQALSRVVGSLCVVTAQQGGIRRGFLTSSVAQASFNPPGLTVSVSKDEAELLTQPQVPFVLNILREGKSSLQRHFQRPQRPGEDRFAGIETIAAENGCPILQEALAYLECRVKNWMGCGDRYVVYAQVERGKVLDPTGVTAMHHRRT
- the bchL gene encoding ferredoxin:protochlorophyllide reductase (ATP-dependent) iron-sulfur ATP-binding protein: MKLAVYGKGGIGKSTTSCNISVALAKRGKKVLQIGCDPKHDSTFTLTGFLIPTIIDTLESKGYHYEDVYPEDVIYRGYGGVDCVEAGGPPAGAGCGGYVVGETVKLLKELNAFDEYDVILFDVLGDVVCGGFAAPLNYADYCLIVTDNGFDALFAANRIAASVREKAKTRKLRLAGLIGNRTSKRDLIDKYVSAVPMPVIEVLPLIEDIRVSRVKGKTIFEMAESDPDLEPVCQYYLNIADELLARPEGIVPKDAQDRELFTLLSDFYNTPAREPAFA
- a CDS encoding ferredoxin:protochlorophyllide reductase (ATP-dependent) subunit N codes for the protein MTATLDTNNALNFQCETGNYHTFCPISCVAWLYQKIEDSFFLVVGTKTCGYFLQNAMGVMIFAEPRYAMAELEEGDISAKLNDYEELKRLCLQIKRDRNPSVIVWIGTCTTEIIKMDLEGLAPKLEAEIGIPIVVARANGLDYAFTQGEDTVLAAMAQRCPEQLKPEEQQTRGGLQAIFNFSKKKEGVPEDEGFQKHPPLVIFGSVPDPVVTQLTLELKKQGIRVSGWLPAKRYGELPVVEPGTFVVGVNPFLSRTATTLVRRKKAKLITAPFPIGPDGTRAWIEAIAQELGIQPQGLAEREAEVWNHPQIQEYIGLLRGKRVFLMGDNLLEISLARLLVRCGMTVQEIGIPYLDKRYQAAELALLERTCEEMGVPKPTIVEKPDNYNQIQRIKTLQPDLVITGMAHANPLEARGVTTKWSVEFTFAQIHGFGNTQDVLELATRPLRRNAALKGLGWDKLVREEAQV
- the amt gene encoding ammonium transporter; translation: MRFLVLSITSHSRYTMTDPSDTLWVLVCAALVFIMQPGFMCLESGLTRSKNSINVAAKNFADFALASGLFWLVGFGLMFGPSWLGIFGYRQFALDLNGPGSLATFFLFQAMFCGTATTIVSGAVAERVRFGAYGLMSCLISGLIYPIYGHWVWHGLDQGQATGWLGQLGFIDFAGSTVVHSIGGWVALAGLMVIGPRAGRFDAQGRPKKLLGSSLPLSVLGGMLLWFGWFGFNGGSALGLGSEVPRILTNTLMGGVGGLIAGLGIALVYLRRAEVDWMINGCLAGLVAITAGCHLVSTAEAVWIGAIGASVAIWVSLGMERWQLDDAVGAVPVHLGAGAWGTLAVAFFGDPEQLPLPVLPQLGIQLLGVVTAGIWAFGLAYGIFRGLDPFWPLRVTPEAEELGLNIVEHGAKTEAYDLIQVMSAHSHRQNLSQRVTVEPFSELGYVGSRYNQVMDALAEAQQEIQQLNLKLKAENQRMGSELELTRRLQQLILPKDRELQRIPGLDIAGFMEPATEVGGDYYDVLEHNGLVRIGIGDVTGHGLESGMLMLMAQTAIRTLAIQQERDPGRVLEILNQVIYENAQRMNSDKNMTLMLLDYHDGTLRFSGQHEQMIVVRTDGSVEKVDTLDLGFPIGLEADIRDFIAQAEVHLASGDVVVLYTDGITEAENRSRELFGLERLCQVVQSHWQATAGEICKAIITEVRQFIQEQQIFDDLTLVVIKQL